The Streptomyces sp. NBC_01255 genome window below encodes:
- a CDS encoding winged helix-turn-helix transcriptional regulator, with amino-acid sequence MCPARLVMEHVTSRWGVLILIALRERSYRFSELRRRVGGVSEKMLTQTLQTLERDGFVHRDAKPVIPPRVDYSLTVMGEEAARQVAELARWTDRRVAEVEQARARYDEARRESVASASQ; translated from the coding sequence ATGTGTCCGGCCCGGCTGGTCATGGAGCACGTCACCAGCCGCTGGGGAGTCCTGATCCTCATCGCGCTGCGCGAGCGCTCGTACCGCTTCAGCGAGCTGCGCCGCCGGGTCGGCGGCGTCAGCGAGAAGATGCTGACGCAGACGCTCCAGACCCTGGAGCGCGACGGCTTCGTCCACCGCGACGCCAAGCCCGTCATCCCGCCCCGCGTCGACTACAGCCTCACCGTCATGGGCGAGGAGGCCGCCCGCCAGGTCGCGGAGCTCGCCCGCTGGACCGACCGGCGGGTCGCGGAGGTCGAGCAGGCCCGGGCGCGGTACGACGAGGCGCGTCGCGAGAGTGTCGCCAGTGCGTCTCAATGA
- a CDS encoding NmrA family NAD(P)-binding protein, which produces MSIVVTGATGQLGRLVIDALLATVPAASVAAVVRNKEKAADLAERGVELRIADYSRPETLAEAFEAGDRVLLISGSEVGQRVAQHAAVIAAAKSAGVAQLAYTGVLGGPEADFDLADEHKETERLILASGLPYTFLRNGWYTENYTANLAPVLAHGAVVSNAGEGRIASATRADYAAAAAAVLTGPAEEHVNRAYELSGDTAWSFAEYAAEVAAQSGREITYTNVPAEAHLAILTGAGVPEFFAAILVDVNRAAEHGALAVRTGDLSRLIGRPTTPIAVTIKEALAAS; this is translated from the coding sequence ATGAGCATCGTCGTCACCGGAGCCACCGGCCAGCTCGGCCGTCTCGTCATCGACGCCCTCCTCGCCACCGTCCCCGCCGCTTCCGTCGCCGCCGTCGTCCGGAACAAGGAGAAGGCGGCCGACCTCGCGGAGCGCGGTGTCGAGCTGCGGATCGCGGACTACAGCCGGCCGGAGACGCTGGCGGAGGCCTTCGAGGCGGGCGACCGGGTGCTCCTCATCTCGGGCAGCGAGGTCGGGCAGCGCGTCGCACAGCACGCCGCCGTGATCGCCGCGGCCAAGTCGGCGGGCGTCGCCCAGCTCGCGTACACCGGCGTCCTCGGCGGCCCGGAGGCCGACTTCGACCTGGCCGACGAGCACAAGGAGACCGAGCGGCTGATCCTCGCCTCCGGCCTGCCGTACACCTTCCTCCGCAACGGCTGGTACACCGAGAACTACACCGCGAACCTCGCCCCCGTCCTGGCCCACGGCGCCGTCGTCTCCAACGCCGGCGAGGGCCGGATCGCCTCCGCCACCCGCGCCGACTACGCCGCCGCCGCGGCCGCCGTCCTGACCGGCCCGGCCGAGGAGCACGTGAACCGGGCGTACGAGCTGAGCGGCGACACCGCCTGGTCGTTCGCCGAGTACGCGGCCGAGGTCGCCGCCCAGTCCGGCCGGGAGATCACGTACACCAACGTCCCCGCCGAGGCGCACCTCGCGATCCTCACCGGCGCCGGGGTCCCGGAGTTCTTCGCCGCGATCCTGGTCGACGTCAACCGGGCCGCGGAGCACGGCGCGCTCGCCGTACGGACCGGCGACCTGTCCCGGCTGATCGGCCGCCCCACCACCCCGATCGCCGTGACGATCAAGGAAGCGCTCGCCGCCTCCTGA